A window of Malania oleifera isolate guangnan ecotype guangnan chromosome 5, ASM2987363v1, whole genome shotgun sequence contains these coding sequences:
- the LOC131156166 gene encoding 11S globulin seed storage protein 2-like, with protein sequence MATRILLPIFLLSLLLSMAVGMQPSETSQSKTGQPQLKELKVSKPSRKIKSEGGLTELFNPNENQFQFVGAVVLKNTLKPKTLSLPNFHPAPRLVYIERGRGLLGITYPGCPETYHSETSIGGREGNEKKEKESGSIKRDQHQKVHRVKQGDIVLLQSGVTHFCLNDGDEDLVAVSFNDLNNENNQLGRRFRAFYLAGGVPKGQQESEEDHEPFQNIFRELNAELLAEVYDTSVEIIKQMQDEENDRGLIVKVQEGIKVISPSEQEEDEEGKEDIVPKKQNGLEEASCTAKINQNIDKPKDAYIYAKKAGRLNVVNEHTLPLLRLADMSAEKLNLLPNALLAPHYTINSHTIGYVTEGEAHIQIVDYNGQIALNETLRQGEVFVIPQLFVSILKAGKRGFEGVFFKTSSRPMVSSLAGYGSILRGLPLQVITNSYQISPNDAQEVKQNRKYEHLLLSPSPRRSSS encoded by the exons ATGGCTACCAGGATACTCCTACCAATATTCCTCCTCTCCCTGCTTCTGTCCATGGCAGTTGGGATGCAACCATCGGAAACTAGCCAGAGCAAAACCGGGCAACCCCAGCTCAAGGAGCTCAAAGTGAGCAAACCGTCCCGCAAAATCAAGTCAGAGGGCGGTTTGACCGAGCTCTTTAATCCGAATGAAAACCAGTTCCAGTTTGTCGGAGCTGTGGTTTTGAAGAACACTTTGAAACCCAAGACCCTCTCTTTGCCCAACTTCCATCCTGCACCTCGCCTCGTATACATCGAAAGAG GTAGAGGCTTGCTAGGTATAACTTATCCAGGATGTCCAGAAACATACCACTCTGAGACGAGCATTGGTGGCCGAGAGGGTAAtgagaagaaagaaaaggaaagtggTAGCATAAAAAGAGACCAACACCAAAAGGTGCACCGGGTTAAGCAGGGAGACATCGTACTCCTCCAATCTGGCGTAACCCACTTCTGCCTAAATGACGGTGATGAGGATCTAGTCGCTGTCTCCTTCAATGACCTCAACAACGAGAATAACCAACTTGGCCGCAGATTTAGA GCATTTTACCTTGCTGGTGGGGTACCCAAGGGGCAACAGGAGAGTGAAGAAGACCATGAGCCCTTCCAAAATATATTCCGTGAATTGAATGCAGAGTTGTTGGCTGAGGTCTATGACACTTCGGTGGAAATTATAAAGCAAATGCAGGATGAGGAGAACGATCGAGGTCTTATTGTTAAAGTTCAAGAAGGGATAAAAGTGATTAGTCCAAGTGAACAAGAGGAAGATGAAGAGGGAAAAGAAGATATAGTTCCGAAAAAACAAAATGGCTTGGAAGAAGCTTCTTGCACTGCGAAAATTAACCAAAACATTGATAAACCAAAGGATGCATACATTTATGCTAAGAAAGCTGGAAGACTCAATGTTGTAAATGAGCACACTCTCCCCCTCCTTCGACTTGCAGACATGAGTGCTGAGAAACTCAACCTTCTTCCG AACGCATTGTTAGCGCCGCACTACACAATTAATAGTCACACCATTGGCTACGTGACCGAAGGCGAGGCCCATATCCAAATTGTAGATTACAATGGGCAAATTGCACTAAATGAAACACTACGCCAAGGAGAAGTGTTTGTCATCCCTCAATTGTTTGTCTCTATATTAAAGGCTGGAAAACGTGGCTTTGAAGGTGTGTTCTTTAAAACGAGTAGTCGACCGATGGTGAGCTCTCTAGCTGGTTATGGTTCAATTTTAAGGGGCTTGCCGCTTCAAGTGATCACCAACTCATACCAAATCTCCCCTAATGATGCCCAAGAGGTGAAACAAAATAGGAAATATGAACACTTACTATTGTCTCCTAGTCCTAGGCGTTCCTCCTCTTAA